The following are from one region of the Pseudomonas putida genome:
- the pyrE gene encoding orotate phosphoribosyltransferase: MQPYQRDFIRFAIDRGVLRFGEFTLKSGRTSPYFFNAGLFNSGSALAQLGRCYAAAIVDSKIPFDVLFGPAYKGIPLAAATAVALAEQHQLDVPWCFNRKEAKDHGEGGSLVGAPLAGDVLIIDDVITAGTAIREVMQIINAQQAKAAGVLIALNREERGNGELSAIQEVERDFGIPVVSIVSLTQVLEFLADDPQLKQHLPAVEAYRAQYGI; the protein is encoded by the coding sequence ATGCAGCCGTATCAGCGCGACTTCATCCGTTTTGCCATCGATCGCGGGGTACTGCGTTTCGGTGAATTCACCCTGAAATCGGGGCGTACCAGCCCGTATTTCTTCAATGCCGGCCTGTTCAACAGCGGTTCTGCCCTGGCCCAGCTGGGCCGTTGCTATGCGGCGGCCATCGTCGACAGCAAGATCCCGTTCGACGTGCTGTTCGGCCCGGCCTACAAGGGTATCCCGCTGGCGGCGGCCACCGCCGTGGCCCTGGCCGAGCAGCACCAGCTCGACGTGCCATGGTGCTTCAACCGCAAGGAAGCCAAGGACCACGGTGAAGGCGGCAGCCTGGTCGGCGCACCGCTGGCCGGTGATGTGCTGATCATCGACGACGTGATCACTGCCGGTACCGCCATTCGTGAGGTCATGCAGATCATCAACGCCCAGCAGGCCAAGGCTGCTGGTGTGCTGATCGCACTGAACCGCGAAGAGCGTGGCAATGGCGAGCTGTCGGCGATCCAGGAAGTGGAGCGCGACTTCGGTATCCCGGTGGTCAGCATCGTGTCGCTGACCCAGGTGCTGGAGTTCCTGGCCGATGACCCTCAGCTGAAGCAGCACCTGCCGGCTGTCGAGGCTTACCGGGCGCAGTACGGGATCTGA
- the rpmB gene encoding 50S ribosomal protein L28, whose product MSRVCQVTGKGPVTGNNISHANNKTRRRFLPNLQHHRFWVESEKRFVRLRVSAKGMRVIDKRGIDVVLAELRARGEKF is encoded by the coding sequence ATGTCGAGAGTCTGTCAAGTTACTGGTAAGGGTCCAGTAACCGGGAACAACATTTCCCACGCAAACAACAAAACCCGTCGTCGTTTCCTGCCGAACCTGCAGCACCACCGTTTCTGGGTTGAATCCGAGAAGCGTTTCGTGCGTCTGCGCGTATCCGCCAAAGGCATGCGCGTCATTGACAAGCGTGGTATCGACGTAGTGCTGGCCGAGCTGCGCGCTCGCGGCGAAAAGTTCTAA
- the dut gene encoding dUTP diphosphatase, whose translation MHALQAKILDPRLGSEFPLPTYATPGSAGLDLRALLKEDTVLEPGQTLLIPTGLSIYIGDPGLAAVILPRSGLGHKHGIVLGNLVGLIDSDYQGELMVSCWNRGNTPFTIAVGERIAQLVLVPVVQAHFDIVEAFDESQRGAGGFGHSGSH comes from the coding sequence ATGCACGCTCTTCAAGCCAAGATCCTCGACCCACGCCTGGGCAGCGAATTTCCGCTGCCGACCTACGCCACCCCTGGCTCCGCCGGCCTCGACCTGCGCGCCCTGCTAAAGGAAGACACCGTCCTCGAGCCAGGCCAGACCCTGCTCATCCCTACCGGCCTGTCGATCTACATCGGCGACCCGGGCCTGGCGGCGGTGATCCTGCCACGCTCGGGCCTGGGCCATAAACACGGCATCGTGCTGGGCAACCTGGTCGGGCTGATCGACTCGGACTACCAGGGCGAGTTGATGGTGTCGTGCTGGAACCGTGGCAACACCCCGTTCACCATCGCCGTTGGCGAGCGCATTGCCCAGCTGGTGCTGGTACCCGTAGTCCAGGCCCATTTCGACATCGTCGAAGCGTTCGATGAAAGCCAGCGCGGCGCTGGCGGCTTTGGTCATTCCGGCAGCCACTGA
- the argB gene encoding acetylglutamate kinase, whose protein sequence is MTLDRDAASHVAEVLSEALPYIRRFVGKTLVIKYGGNAMESEELKTGFARDIVLMKAVGINPVVVHGGGPQIGDLLKRLSIESHFIDGMRVTDSATMDVVEMVLGGQVNKDIVNLINRHGGSAIGLTGKDAELIRARKLTVSRQTPEMTTPEIIDIGHVGEVVSVNTDLLNMLVKGDFIPVIAPIGVGANGESYNINADLVAGKVAEALKAEKLMLLTNIAGLMDKQGEVLTGLTTEQVNELIADGTIYGGMLPKIKCALDAVQGGVNSSHIIDGRVPNAVLLEIFTDSGVGTLITNRKPR, encoded by the coding sequence ATGACCCTCGATCGCGATGCCGCTTCCCATGTAGCCGAGGTTTTGTCCGAAGCACTGCCTTACATCCGCCGCTTTGTCGGCAAGACCCTGGTGATCAAGTACGGCGGCAACGCGATGGAGAGCGAGGAGCTCAAGACCGGCTTCGCCCGTGACATCGTGCTGATGAAGGCTGTGGGCATCAACCCGGTGGTGGTCCACGGTGGTGGCCCGCAGATCGGCGACCTGCTCAAGCGCCTGTCGATCGAAAGCCACTTCATCGACGGCATGCGCGTCACCGACTCGGCGACCATGGACGTGGTAGAGATGGTGCTGGGTGGCCAGGTCAACAAGGACATCGTCAACCTGATCAACCGCCACGGCGGCAGCGCCATCGGCCTGACCGGCAAGGACGCGGAGCTGATCCGCGCCCGCAAGCTGACTGTCAGCCGCCAGACGCCCGAGATGACCACCCCGGAAATCATCGACATCGGCCACGTGGGCGAAGTGGTAAGCGTGAACACCGACCTGTTGAACATGCTGGTGAAGGGCGACTTCATCCCGGTGATCGCGCCGATCGGCGTGGGTGCCAACGGTGAGTCGTACAACATCAACGCCGACCTGGTGGCGGGCAAGGTAGCCGAGGCGCTGAAGGCCGAGAAGCTGATGCTGCTGACCAACATCGCCGGCCTGATGGACAAGCAGGGCGAAGTACTGACCGGCCTGACCACCGAGCAGGTCAACGAACTGATCGCTGACGGTACCATCTACGGCGGCATGCTGCCGAAGATCAAGTGCGCGCTGGATGCGGTCCAGGGCGGCGTGAACAGCTCGCACATCATCGACGGCCGCGTGCCGAATGCAGTGCTGCTGGAAATCTTCACCGACAGCGGCGTGGGTACCTTGATTACCAACCGCAAACCGCGCTGA
- a CDS encoding ABC transporter substrate-binding protein → MRAAALSLLFNSLFAAGALFAAGAAQAAPLSVCSEASPEGFDVVQYNSLSTTNATADVLMNRLVEFDAAQGKVVPSLATSWTISADGLIYDFTLRDEVKFHSTAYFKPSRALNADDVLFSFQRMLYPAHAWHKTAPGGYPHAQSLQLGSLIKAIEAPTPNTVRFTLNHPDATFLATLSMGFASIYSAEYADKLLKAGTPEKLNSQPVGTGPFVFQRFQKDAVVRYRANPDYFAGKPAVDPLIFAITTDANVRLQKLKRGECQVALSPKPLDIAEAAKDGNLKVATTPAFMTAFVAINSQHPPLDKPEVRQAINLAFDKQAYLKAVFEDSAVAANGPYPPNTWSYAKDLAGYPLDLKKAKALLTKAGLAEGFSTTIWTRPSGSLLNPNPSLGAQMLQADLAKAGIKAEIRVIEWGELIRRAKAGEHDLLFMGWAGDNGDPDNFLSPQFSCAAVQSGTNFARFCDSRLDQLISAGRTTNDQSVRSRLYQQAQTLIQQQALWVPLAHPTAATLLRQGVEGYQVSPFGRLDFSKVSVTK, encoded by the coding sequence ATGCGTGCCGCCGCCCTTTCCTTATTGTTCAACTCCCTGTTCGCCGCAGGCGCCCTGTTTGCCGCAGGCGCTGCCCAGGCAGCCCCGCTGAGCGTCTGCAGCGAGGCCAGCCCCGAAGGCTTCGATGTGGTGCAGTACAACTCGCTGAGCACCACCAACGCCACGGCCGATGTGCTGATGAACCGCCTGGTGGAATTCGACGCGGCGCAAGGCAAGGTGGTACCGAGCCTGGCAACCAGCTGGACGATATCGGCCGATGGCCTGATCTACGACTTCACCCTGCGTGACGAGGTGAAATTCCACAGCACCGCCTATTTCAAGCCAAGCCGCGCCCTGAACGCCGACGATGTGCTGTTCAGCTTCCAGCGCATGCTCTACCCCGCCCATGCCTGGCACAAGACCGCACCGGGCGGTTACCCGCATGCCCAGTCGCTGCAGCTGGGCAGCCTGATCAAGGCGATCGAGGCGCCGACGCCAAACACCGTGCGCTTCACCCTCAACCATCCGGACGCCACGTTCCTGGCCACCTTGAGCATGGGCTTCGCCTCGATCTACTCCGCCGAATACGCCGACAAGCTGCTCAAGGCCGGCACGCCGGAGAAGCTCAACAGCCAGCCGGTCGGCACCGGGCCGTTCGTGTTCCAGCGTTTCCAGAAGGACGCCGTGGTGCGCTACCGCGCCAACCCCGACTACTTCGCCGGCAAGCCGGCGGTCGACCCGCTGATCTTCGCCATCACCACCGACGCCAACGTGCGTCTGCAGAAGCTCAAGCGCGGCGAGTGCCAGGTCGCATTGTCACCCAAACCACTGGATATTGCCGAAGCTGCAAAGGACGGCAACCTCAAGGTGGCCACCACCCCGGCGTTCATGACCGCCTTTGTCGCCATCAACAGCCAGCACCCGCCGCTGGACAAGCCGGAGGTGCGCCAGGCCATCAACCTGGCCTTCGACAAGCAGGCCTACCTCAAGGCGGTATTCGAAGACTCCGCGGTGGCCGCCAACGGCCCCTACCCGCCCAATACCTGGAGCTACGCCAAGGACCTGGCCGGCTACCCGCTGGACCTTAAAAAAGCCAAGGCCCTGCTGACCAAGGCCGGCCTGGCCGAGGGCTTCAGCACCACGATCTGGACCCGTCCGTCGGGCAGCCTGCTCAACCCCAACCCCAGCCTTGGTGCACAGATGCTGCAGGCGGACCTGGCCAAGGCCGGGATCAAGGCCGAGATTCGCGTGATCGAGTGGGGCGAGCTGATCCGCCGCGCCAAGGCGGGCGAGCATGACCTGCTGTTCATGGGCTGGGCGGGGGACAACGGGGACCCGGACAACTTCCTCAGCCCGCAGTTTTCCTGCGCGGCGGTGCAGTCGGGGACCAACTTCGCACGCTTCTGCGACAGCCGCCTGGACCAGTTGATCAGCGCCGGGCGTACCACCAACGACCAGAGCGTGCGCAGCCGGCTGTACCAGCAGGCGCAAACCTTGATTCAGCAGCAGGCGCTGTGGGTGCCATTGGCGCATCCTACGGCGGCGACGCTGCTGCGTCAGGGTGTAGAGGGGTATCAGGTGAGCCCGTTCGGGCGGCTGGATTTCAGCAAGGTCTCAGTGACCAAGTAA
- the coaBC gene encoding bifunctional phosphopantothenoylcysteine decarboxylase/phosphopantothenate--cysteine ligase CoaBC produces the protein MQRLYRKRIVLGVGGGIAAYKSAELIRRLLEHGAQVRVVMTRGGAEFITPLTLQALSGHPVHMDLLDPAAEAAMGHIELAKWADLVLIAPATADLMARMAQGMADDLLTTLVLATDATVAVAPAMNQAMWRDPATQANLELLKSRGIQVFGPASGSQACGDVGLGRMLEATDLAWCAAESFKRQALTGKHVLITAGPTQENIDPVRYITNHSSGKMGFALAEAAAEAGARVTLVTGPVHLPTPDRVSRIDVVSARDMLAACEAAMPCDLFIASAAVADYRPEVVATQKLKKDPTTGDGMLLQMVRNPDILATLAGRADRPFSVGFAAETEHLLDYATRKLKDKNLDLIVANDVANPSIGFNSEENALTVIDRQQHQTLFAQTSKGKIARQLVAFIAERLNQVQ, from the coding sequence ATGCAGCGGCTGTATCGCAAGCGCATCGTTCTCGGCGTGGGTGGCGGCATTGCCGCCTACAAAAGCGCCGAACTGATTCGCCGTCTCCTGGAGCACGGCGCGCAGGTGCGCGTCGTCATGACCCGTGGGGGTGCGGAGTTCATCACCCCGCTGACCCTGCAGGCGTTGTCGGGCCACCCGGTGCACATGGACCTGCTCGACCCTGCCGCCGAAGCGGCCATGGGCCATATCGAACTGGCCAAGTGGGCCGACCTGGTGCTGATCGCCCCCGCCACCGCCGACCTCATGGCGCGTATGGCCCAAGGCATGGCCGATGACTTGCTGACCACCCTGGTGCTGGCCACCGACGCCACCGTCGCCGTAGCCCCGGCGATGAACCAGGCCATGTGGCGCGACCCGGCCACCCAGGCCAACCTCGAGCTGCTCAAGAGCCGTGGCATCCAGGTGTTCGGCCCGGCGTCCGGCAGCCAGGCCTGTGGCGACGTGGGCCTGGGCCGCATGCTCGAAGCCACCGACCTGGCCTGGTGTGCCGCGGAAAGCTTCAAGCGCCAGGCACTGACCGGCAAGCACGTACTGATTACCGCCGGCCCGACCCAGGAAAACATCGACCCGGTGCGTTACATCACCAATCATAGCTCCGGCAAGATGGGCTTCGCTCTGGCCGAAGCGGCCGCCGAAGCCGGGGCTCGGGTCACCCTCGTCACCGGCCCGGTACACCTGCCGACGCCCGACCGGGTCAGCCGAATCGACGTGGTCAGCGCGCGGGACATGCTCGCCGCCTGTGAAGCGGCCATGCCGTGCGACCTGTTCATCGCCTCGGCGGCGGTCGCGGACTACCGCCCGGAAGTCGTTGCCACGCAAAAACTGAAGAAAGATCCTACGACCGGCGACGGCATGCTGCTGCAGATGGTGCGCAATCCCGATATCCTTGCCACCCTCGCTGGCCGCGCCGACCGCCCGTTCAGCGTCGGTTTCGCCGCCGAGACCGAACACTTGCTCGATTACGCCACGCGCAAGCTCAAGGACAAGAACCTCGACCTGATCGTCGCCAATGATGTGGCCAACCCCAGCATCGGCTTCAACAGCGAGGAAAACGCCTTGACCGTGATCGACCGCCAGCAGCACCAGACCCTCTTCGCGCAGACCAGCAAAGGCAAGATTGCCCGGCAACTGGTCGCCTTCATCGCCGAACGGCTCAACCAGGTTCAATAA
- the rpmG gene encoding 50S ribosomal protein L33, with product MRELIRLVSSAGTGHFYTTDKNKRTTPDKIEIKKYDPVVRKHVVYKEAKIK from the coding sequence ATGCGTGAATTGATCCGTCTGGTTTCGAGTGCTGGCACTGGCCACTTCTACACCACCGACAAGAACAAGCGCACCACTCCGGACAAAATCGAGATCAAGAAATACGATCCGGTTGTTCGCAAGCACGTGGTGTACAAGGAAGCCAAGATCAAGTAA
- the radC gene encoding DNA repair protein RadC produces MNIREWPAEERPREKLLQRGAAALSDAELLAVLLGSGVAGRNVLDLARGLLVRFGGLRQFLEADREAVLRELGIGAVKYAQLQALLEIGRRYLDENIERAAALEGPAAVRRYLKAMLRHEASEVFGCLFLDTKHRPLAFEILFRGTIDRASVYPREVVRRALLHNAAALILCHNHPSGISEPSQDDVHLTLSLKRGLALIDVRVLDHIIIGDGEPLSMVEHGWIVA; encoded by the coding sequence ATGAATATCAGGGAGTGGCCGGCTGAAGAACGGCCGAGGGAGAAGTTGCTGCAGCGTGGGGCAGCGGCGCTGTCGGATGCAGAGTTGCTTGCCGTGCTGCTAGGTTCCGGGGTTGCCGGGCGTAATGTGCTGGACCTTGCGCGGGGGCTGCTGGTTCGTTTTGGCGGGCTGAGGCAGTTTCTTGAGGCTGATCGCGAGGCTGTACTGCGCGAGCTGGGCATAGGGGCCGTGAAATATGCACAGTTACAGGCGCTTTTGGAGATCGGCCGACGTTATCTGGATGAGAACATCGAGCGCGCAGCGGCTCTCGAAGGCCCGGCGGCGGTACGGCGTTATCTCAAGGCCATGCTGCGTCATGAGGCCAGTGAGGTATTCGGTTGCCTGTTTCTCGATACCAAGCACAGGCCGTTGGCTTTTGAAATCCTGTTCAGGGGCACGATAGACCGGGCGAGTGTCTACCCGCGGGAGGTGGTGCGGCGGGCATTGCTGCATAACGCGGCGGCTTTGATCCTGTGCCATAACCACCCCTCGGGTATCAGTGAACCGAGCCAGGACGATGTGCATTTGACCCTATCGTTGAAGCGGGGGCTGGCGTTGATCGATGTGCGGGTGCTGGACCACATCATCATTGGCGACGGGGAGCCGCTGTCGATGGTCGAGCATGGGTGGATCGTGGCTTAG
- a CDS encoding phosphomannomutase/phosphoglucomutase produces MNDMAHLVPAALPDSIFRAYDIRGVVGKTLHAETAYWIGRAIGAQSLAQGEPQVSVGRDGRLSGPMLVEELIKGLVDAGCHVSDVGLVPTPALYYAANVLAGKSGVMLTGSHNPSDYNGFKIVIAGDTLANEQIQALLTRLKTNNLSRADGRVEKVEILDRYFQQIVEDVKLARKLKVVVDCGNGAAGVIAPQLIEALGCEVIPLFCEVDGNFPNHHPDPGKPENLEDLIAKVKETGADIGLAFDGDGDRVGVVTNTGSIVYPDRLLMLFAQDVLSRNPGAEIIFDVKCTRRLTPLIEQHGGRALMWKTGHSLIKKKMKQTGSLLAGEMSGHIFIKERWYGFDDGIYSAARLLEILSKAGQSAENLFAAFPNDISTPEINIDVTDEGKFSIIDALQRDAEWGEANLTTIDGVRVDYAHGWGLVRASNTTPVLVLRFEADSDAELQRIKDVFRTQLLRVEPELQLPF; encoded by the coding sequence ATGAACGACATGGCCCACCTGGTACCCGCCGCACTGCCAGACAGCATTTTCCGCGCGTATGACATTCGCGGCGTGGTCGGCAAAACCCTTCACGCCGAAACCGCCTACTGGATCGGCCGTGCCATCGGCGCGCAGAGCCTGGCCCAGGGCGAACCGCAGGTTTCGGTCGGCCGCGATGGCCGCCTGTCCGGCCCGATGCTGGTCGAAGAGCTGATCAAGGGCCTGGTCGACGCCGGGTGCCACGTCAGCGACGTCGGCCTGGTGCCTACCCCGGCCCTGTACTATGCAGCCAATGTGCTGGCCGGCAAGTCCGGAGTGATGCTGACCGGCAGCCACAACCCGTCGGACTACAACGGCTTCAAGATCGTGATTGCCGGTGACACCCTGGCCAACGAACAGATCCAGGCCCTGCTGACCCGCCTGAAAACCAACAACCTGAGCCGCGCCGATGGCCGCGTGGAAAAGGTCGAGATCCTTGACCGCTACTTCCAGCAGATTGTCGAGGACGTGAAGCTGGCCAGGAAGCTCAAGGTGGTCGTGGACTGTGGCAACGGTGCCGCGGGCGTAATCGCGCCGCAATTGATCGAAGCCCTGGGCTGCGAAGTGATCCCGCTGTTCTGCGAGGTCGACGGCAACTTCCCCAACCACCACCCGGACCCAGGCAAGCCGGAAAACCTCGAAGACCTGATCGCCAAGGTCAAGGAAACCGGCGCCGATATCGGCCTGGCCTTCGACGGTGACGGCGACCGCGTCGGCGTGGTGACCAATACCGGCAGCATCGTCTACCCCGACCGCCTGCTGATGCTGTTTGCCCAGGACGTGCTGTCGCGCAACCCGGGCGCCGAAATCATCTTCGACGTCAAATGCACCCGTCGCCTGACCCCGCTGATCGAGCAGCACGGCGGCCGCGCACTGATGTGGAAGACTGGTCACTCGCTGATCAAGAAGAAGATGAAGCAGACCGGCTCGCTGCTGGCCGGCGAGATGAGCGGTCACATCTTCATCAAGGAACGCTGGTACGGTTTCGACGACGGCATCTACAGTGCCGCGCGCCTGCTAGAGATCCTCAGCAAGGCCGGGCAGAGCGCCGAAAACCTGTTTGCCGCCTTCCCGAACGATATTTCCACGCCGGAAATCAATATTGATGTGACCGACGAGGGTAAATTCAGCATCATTGATGCACTGCAACGCGACGCCGAATGGGGCGAAGCCAACCTGACCACCATCGACGGTGTGCGGGTGGATTACGCCCACGGCTGGGGCCTGGTTCGCGCCTCCAACACCACCCCGGTGCTGGTGCTGCGCTTCGAGGCCGACAGCGACGCCGAATTGCAACGTATCAAGGATGTATTCCGTACCCAGTTGCTGCGGGTAGAGCCTGAGTTGCAACTGCCGTTCTGA